In Sphingomonas sp. R1, a single genomic region encodes these proteins:
- a CDS encoding CBS domain-containing protein — protein sequence MTIAAILEGKGRDIVSIASNRTVAEAVALLAARRIGAVPVLENGQVAGIFSERDVIHCIEREGALGLELPVSRVMTAPAISVGPDETVLGALALMTRRRIRHLPVIEGQACIGFISIGDLVKYRIDRIESEAEAMRAYIQTA from the coding sequence ATGACCATCGCGGCAATCCTCGAAGGCAAGGGGCGTGACATCGTGTCGATCGCCTCGAACCGCACCGTAGCGGAGGCGGTGGCGCTGCTGGCAGCGCGACGCATCGGCGCGGTGCCGGTCCTCGAAAACGGGCAGGTGGCCGGAATCTTTTCCGAGCGGGATGTGATCCACTGTATCGAACGCGAAGGCGCGCTTGGGCTCGAACTGCCCGTGTCCCGCGTGATGACCGCGCCCGCGATCAGCGTCGGCCCGGACGAAACGGTGCTCGGCGCGCTGGCGCTGATGACGCGGCGGCGCATCCGCCATCTGCCGGTGATCGAGGGTCAGGCGTGCATCGGCTTCATCTCGATCGGCGATCTGGTGAAGTACCGGATCGACCGCATCGAATCCGAGGCCGAGGCGATGCGGGCCTATATCCAGACCGCTTGA
- a CDS encoding lipopolysaccharide biosynthesis protein yields the protein MPLVTESTLESPNQARESLQNQVRKAVLWRSGTQIFGQLLTWSSTFLVIRILAPADYGLFAMTQVVLVLLNMLNGYGLASALIQREDAGPRAQRQLFGMLLLLNGGLALLQVCAAPLAAVYYRQPMVAELLRVQAILYLTTPFIALPYALLARSMDFAKQAQVNFVSALAGAITALTGAYAGWGVWTLVIAPLVLFATRAIGMTLAARALVWPSFDFRGAGDMARYGGVMAAGQVFWFLQSQADVFIAGRMFDPHLLGIYTTSLFLTQIFVSKFVPPLNEVAFSAYARMRDDPAAVAAAFVRGAQLILLAAMPFYVGLAATAEPLVAVVLGPKWAEAAPVVHGLALVMPLMTLQVLFAPASDARGRPGISARNGATGALFLPIAFLIGVHWGIMGLVAAWYAAYPLYLALSAHRTLPAIGVGYARLARAIAPPVLAALAMGLIVTLADRELPPLPALPHLTLLVGIGGASYVALLFAFARGTLTGAIALVRNRAG from the coding sequence ATGCCGCTGGTGACCGAATCAACGCTCGAATCGCCGAATCAGGCCCGGGAATCGCTCCAGAATCAGGTGCGAAAGGCCGTCCTCTGGCGATCGGGGACCCAGATTTTCGGGCAGTTGCTCACCTGGTCCTCGACCTTCCTGGTCATCCGCATCCTCGCACCCGCCGATTACGGGCTGTTCGCGATGACCCAGGTGGTGCTGGTGCTGCTCAACATGCTCAACGGCTATGGGCTGGCGAGCGCACTGATCCAGCGCGAGGATGCCGGCCCCCGCGCGCAGCGCCAGCTGTTCGGCATGCTGCTGCTGCTCAACGGCGGTCTGGCGCTGCTGCAGGTCTGCGCCGCGCCGCTGGCCGCCGTCTATTATCGCCAGCCGATGGTGGCCGAGCTGCTGCGCGTGCAGGCGATCCTCTATCTGACCACCCCCTTTATCGCGCTGCCCTATGCGCTGCTCGCCCGGAGCATGGATTTCGCCAAGCAGGCGCAGGTGAACTTTGTCTCCGCGCTGGCCGGAGCGATCACCGCACTGACCGGCGCCTATGCCGGCTGGGGCGTCTGGACGCTGGTGATCGCGCCCCTGGTGCTGTTCGCCACCCGCGCGATCGGCATGACGCTGGCGGCGCGCGCGCTGGTATGGCCGAGCTTCGACTTTCGCGGCGCGGGCGACATGGCGCGCTATGGCGGGGTGATGGCGGCGGGGCAGGTCTTCTGGTTCCTGCAGAGCCAGGCGGACGTGTTCATCGCGGGCCGCATGTTCGACCCGCACCTGCTCGGCATCTATACGACGAGCCTGTTCCTCACCCAGATCTTCGTCTCGAAGTTCGTGCCGCCGCTCAACGAGGTGGCTTTCTCGGCCTATGCCAGGATGCGCGACGATCCGGCGGCGGTAGCAGCGGCGTTCGTGCGCGGCGCGCAGCTGATCCTGCTCGCCGCCATGCCCTTCTATGTCGGCCTTGCCGCGACCGCCGAGCCGCTGGTCGCCGTGGTGCTCGGGCCCAAATGGGCGGAGGCCGCCCCCGTGGTGCACGGTCTCGCGCTGGTGATGCCGCTGATGACACTGCAGGTACTGTTCGCGCCTGCCAGCGATGCGCGCGGCCGGCCGGGAATCAGCGCGCGCAACGGCGCCACCGGCGCGCTGTTCCTGCCGATCGCGTTTCTGATCGGCGTGCACTGGGGGATAATGGGCCTCGTTGCCGCCTGGTACGCCGCCTATCCGCTCTATCTGGCGCTGTCGGCGCATCGCACGCTGCCCGCGATCGGCGTCGGCTATGCGCGACTGGCGCGGGCGATCGCGCCGCCGGTGCTCGCCGCGCTGGCCATGGGACTGATCGTAACGCTGGCCGACCGCGAATTGCCGCCGCTCCCCGCCCTGCCCCACCTCACCCTGCTCGTCGGCATCGGTGGCGCAAGCTATGTCGCGCTGCTGTTCGCCTTTGCCCGCGGCACGCTGACCGGCGCCATCGCGCTGGTGCGCAATCGCGCCGGCTAG
- a CDS encoding TonB-dependent receptor plug domain-containing protein: MSRIAYALRAGTALAGFGAAALFALPAAAQDQTNPTATPSGPQTGGTEIIVTGSRIARPDLQASTPVAVVTAERIQQTGASNIQDVLATLPAVGQNVSRTSSNFSNTGNGTATINLRNLGSSRTLVLIDGRRTLGIAGTSAADVNNIPTDLVERIDVVTGGASAVYGSEAIAGVVNFVLKNNFQGLRIRAQNTVSDKGDAPRQYVSITGGQNFGEGRGNVTANFSYDNDHGLPSRNRSFSSRDVPNRSSYAAQGLFDISNPNQTQFSPTSGRTYTFDGANNLKGYQGANVDGYNRNGDRLLSVPVERYQGAVLAHYDFSDAFKLYAQGQYTRTNSNASLEPSAIANTGPGAALNFDGSDYAGIPISSPYVPAAVRAAAIANGTNVIQFRRRSNDIFSRSNKNERDFYRGVIGAKGQFTAGTNWSYDLYYEHSESRDHTTAQSIYMPNYGAALSNEIGPDGQVRCSDAAARAAGCVPMNIFGFNTVSAAASKFLQTYTGPTRNVTLVDGNTVQLVNGTNVSYDYLAKVNQDVVSGSINGDLFSLWGGPIALSFGGEYRHEKSTEVFDPFTQAGLAAGNQITNTRGSFNVKEGFVEVVAPVVENRPGLEYLGLEGAARYADYSTVGGVWSFKAGGTYAPVKDIRFRAIYSRATRAPNIGELYSSLSQTFPAVQDPCDQGGGEGDGAAIGALPAACRSIPGIATTIANRGSFAYTTSQIQTIDGLLGGNSRLREETADTLTVGAVVTPTFFKNFSMTVDYYSIKVKNAIGIIGQQVSVDQCVATGNPLFCNNVVRDSGGFITRVNALNLNTGSFLVSGIDVEARYAIPVGASRFDFDVMYNHRFKQQQTPFPGGPVQNELGQADCYSCGRLGSGFKDKGFANVTFSAPKFQLNYRVDYMGPLTDNLGDPDAQRISAYFYHNLQGKILVGGKQQMELYAGVNNLLDTKPPVFGDTNQVTWPGAQTVANTYDLYGRMLYVGATIKF; this comes from the coding sequence ATGTCTCGTATTGCCTATGCCCTGCGCGCCGGTACGGCGCTGGCAGGGTTCGGCGCGGCCGCGCTGTTCGCACTCCCCGCCGCAGCCCAGGACCAGACCAACCCCACAGCCACGCCGAGCGGTCCGCAGACCGGCGGCACCGAAATCATCGTCACCGGCTCGCGCATCGCGCGCCCCGACCTGCAGGCCTCGACCCCGGTCGCCGTGGTTACGGCCGAGCGCATCCAGCAGACCGGTGCGTCCAACATCCAGGACGTGCTGGCAACGCTGCCGGCGGTGGGCCAGAATGTCAGCCGCACGAGCTCCAACTTCTCGAACACCGGCAATGGTACGGCCACCATCAACCTGCGCAACCTCGGTTCGTCGCGGACCCTGGTGCTGATCGACGGCCGTCGTACCCTGGGTATCGCCGGGACCTCGGCGGCAGACGTCAACAACATCCCGACCGACCTCGTCGAGCGGATCGACGTCGTGACCGGCGGCGCCTCGGCGGTCTATGGTTCGGAAGCGATCGCGGGCGTGGTCAACTTCGTTCTCAAGAACAACTTCCAGGGCCTGCGCATCCGCGCGCAGAACACCGTGTCGGACAAGGGCGATGCACCGCGCCAATATGTCTCGATCACCGGTGGCCAAAATTTCGGCGAAGGCCGCGGCAACGTGACCGCCAACTTCAGCTATGACAATGACCACGGCCTGCCGTCGCGCAACCGCAGCTTCTCGTCGCGCGACGTCCCGAACCGCAGCTCCTATGCCGCGCAGGGCCTGTTCGACATCAGCAACCCGAACCAGACCCAGTTCTCGCCGACCAGTGGGCGCACCTACACCTTCGATGGCGCCAACAACCTGAAGGGCTATCAGGGCGCCAATGTCGACGGCTACAACCGCAACGGCGATCGCCTGTTGTCGGTGCCGGTCGAGCGCTATCAGGGCGCAGTGCTGGCGCACTACGACTTCTCGGATGCGTTCAAGCTGTACGCACAGGGCCAGTATACCCGCACCAACTCCAACGCCTCGCTCGAGCCGTCGGCGATCGCCAACACCGGCCCCGGCGCGGCGCTCAACTTCGACGGCTCGGACTATGCCGGTATCCCGATCAGCAGCCCCTATGTGCCGGCAGCGGTGCGTGCGGCAGCGATCGCGAACGGCACCAACGTCATCCAGTTTCGCCGTCGTTCGAACGACATCTTCAGCCGCAGCAACAAGAACGAGCGCGATTTCTATCGTGGCGTGATCGGCGCGAAGGGGCAGTTCACCGCCGGCACCAACTGGTCGTACGATCTTTATTACGAGCATTCGGAAAGCCGCGACCACACCACCGCGCAGTCGATCTACATGCCGAACTACGGCGCGGCGCTGAGCAACGAGATCGGCCCCGACGGTCAGGTCCGCTGTTCGGACGCGGCAGCGCGCGCGGCAGGCTGCGTGCCGATGAACATCTTCGGCTTCAACACGGTAAGCGCCGCGGCGTCGAAGTTCCTCCAGACCTATACCGGCCCGACCCGGAACGTGACGCTGGTCGACGGCAACACCGTCCAGCTCGTCAACGGCACCAACGTCTCGTATGATTATCTGGCGAAGGTGAACCAGGACGTCGTTTCCGGCAGCATCAACGGCGATCTGTTCTCGCTGTGGGGCGGCCCGATCGCCTTGTCCTTCGGTGGGGAATATCGCCACGAGAAGAGCACCGAGGTCTTCGATCCGTTCACCCAGGCCGGCCTTGCCGCGGGCAACCAGATCACGAACACGCGCGGCAGCTTCAACGTCAAGGAAGGCTTTGTCGAAGTCGTCGCGCCGGTCGTCGAGAACCGCCCCGGCCTCGAATATCTCGGCCTCGAGGGCGCTGCCCGCTATGCCGACTATTCGACCGTCGGCGGCGTGTGGAGCTTCAAGGCGGGCGGCACCTATGCGCCGGTAAAGGACATCCGCTTCCGCGCGATCTACTCGCGTGCGACGCGCGCCCCGAACATCGGCGAGCTCTATTCGTCGCTGAGCCAGACCTTCCCCGCCGTGCAGGATCCGTGCGACCAGGGCGGCGGCGAGGGTGATGGTGCCGCGATCGGCGCGCTGCCGGCCGCCTGCCGCAGCATCCCGGGCATCGCGACGACGATCGCGAACCGGGGCTCGTTCGCCTACACCACGTCGCAGATCCAGACGATCGACGGCCTGCTCGGCGGCAATTCGCGCCTGCGCGAGGAGACTGCCGACACGCTGACGGTCGGCGCGGTCGTCACGCCCACGTTCTTCAAGAACTTCAGCATGACGGTCGACTATTACAGCATCAAGGTGAAGAACGCGATCGGCATCATCGGCCAGCAGGTGTCGGTGGACCAGTGCGTCGCAACCGGGAACCCGTTGTTCTGCAACAATGTCGTGCGGGACAGCGGCGGCTTCATCACCCGCGTCAACGCGCTCAACCTGAACACCGGCTCGTTCCTGGTCTCGGGCATCGACGTGGAAGCGCGCTATGCGATCCCCGTCGGCGCGTCGCGCTTCGACTTCGACGTGATGTACAACCATCGCTTCAAGCAGCAGCAGACGCCGTTCCCGGGCGGGCCGGTGCAGAACGAACTGGGCCAGGCGGATTGCTACAGCTGCGGTCGCCTTGGTTCGGGCTTCAAGGACAAGGGCTTCGCCAACGTCACGTTCAGCGCGCCCAAGTTCCAGCTCAACTATCGCGTCGACTATATGGGCCCGCTGACCGACAATCTGGGTGATCCGGATGCGCAGCGCATCTCGGCCTATTTCTATCACAACCTTCAGGGCAAGATCCTGGTGGGCGGCAAGCAGCAGATGGAGCTGTACGCCGGCGTCAACAACCTGCTCGACACCAAGCCGCCGGTCTTCGGCGACACCAACCAGGTTACCTGGCCGGGCGCGCAGACGGTGGCGAACACCTACGACCTGTACGGCCGCATGCTGTACGTGGGTGCTACCATCAAGTTCTGA
- the era gene encoding GTPase Era encodes MTEPTPQQSCGVVAILGAPNAGKSTLVNALVGQKVAIVSPKAQTTRARVMGIAIEGDTQIILVDTPGIFEPERRLDRAMVAAAWDGTDGADLVALVVDGKGGIGPKVHAVIDSLRGRKGRKILILNKVDIADKPRLLGHAAKLNEALPFDETYFVSAQTGDGVPELKAALAKAMPQEAWHFPEDQVSDATDRMLAAEVTREQLYLQLHAELPYASAIETEKYSEREDGSVEIHQQILVARDTQRAIVLGKGGQRLKEIGSRARVELSKLLGVPVHLYLHVKVNPKWEEDRGLYREIGLDWVD; translated from the coding sequence ATGACCGAACCCACCCCCCAACAATCCTGCGGCGTCGTCGCGATTCTCGGTGCGCCCAATGCCGGTAAGTCGACGCTGGTCAATGCTCTGGTCGGCCAGAAGGTCGCCATCGTCAGCCCCAAGGCGCAGACCACCCGCGCCCGCGTGATGGGCATCGCCATCGAAGGCGACACCCAGATCATCTTGGTCGACACCCCCGGCATCTTCGAGCCCGAGCGCCGGCTGGATCGCGCAATGGTCGCCGCTGCCTGGGACGGCACAGACGGCGCCGACCTCGTCGCGTTGGTCGTCGACGGCAAGGGCGGCATCGGACCCAAGGTGCATGCGGTGATCGACAGCCTGCGTGGCCGCAAGGGGCGCAAGATCCTGATCCTCAACAAGGTGGACATCGCGGACAAGCCCCGCCTGCTCGGCCACGCCGCCAAGCTCAACGAGGCGCTGCCGTTCGACGAGACGTATTTCGTCTCCGCCCAGACCGGCGACGGCGTGCCCGAACTCAAGGCCGCGCTCGCCAAGGCGATGCCGCAAGAGGCATGGCATTTCCCCGAAGACCAGGTCTCCGACGCGACCGATCGCATGCTGGCAGCAGAGGTGACGCGGGAGCAGCTCTACCTCCAGCTCCATGCCGAGCTGCCCTATGCGAGCGCGATCGAGACCGAAAAATACAGCGAGCGCGAGGACGGCTCGGTCGAGATCCACCAGCAGATTCTTGTCGCACGCGATACCCAGCGCGCGATCGTGCTCGGCAAAGGCGGCCAGCGCCTCAAGGAAATCGGTAGCCGTGCCCGCGTCGAGCTGTCGAAGCTGCTCGGCGTACCGGTGCACCTCTATTTGCACGTCAAGGTCAATCCGAAGTGGGAAGAGGATCGCGGGCTCTACCGCGAAATCGGGCTCGACTGGGTCGACTGA